The following are encoded in a window of Penicillium oxalicum strain HP7-1 chromosome II, whole genome shotgun sequence genomic DNA:
- a CDS encoding Inositol phosphorylceramide synthase catalytic subunit aur1, whose protein sequence is MSTFPSWKDRSQNQFGKLQIQVPWKSFQMLVPHRMRRKIRSKLRSRLSPTSSISTLQTSFSPVDTLRSLQSHRWTMYDFQYLLLLILGFFSLTIIQSPGPLAKTAIATLLLFSPLLPITRQFFLPFLPVAGWLIFFYACQFVPSDWRPAIWVRVLPALENILYGANISNILSAHQNVVLDVLAWIPYGLCHYGAPFVVSILLFIFGPPGTTPLFARTLGYISMFAVTVQLVFPCSPPWYENLYGLAPADYSMQGNAAGLTRIDKLLGIDLYTSGFKQSPVVFGAFPSLHAADSTLAALFMSHVFPRLKPLWVTYTLWMWWATMYLSHHYAVDLVCGGLLATIAFYFAKTRFLPRVQADKTFRWDYDYVEIGDASPEFGYDLASLDGDFNGDSDEWTVGSSSSVSSGSLSPVDDHYSWESETLTSNHDLEAGR, encoded by the exons ATGTCCACCTTCCCATCATGGAAAGATCGCTCGCAAAATCAGTTCGGCAAACTTCAGATTCAGGTGCCATGGAAATCCTTCCAGATGCTGGTGCCTCATCGCATGCGCCGCAAGATTCGCTCCAAGCTGCGCAGCCGCCTCTCACCCACCTCATCCATATCCACACTGCAGACCTCCTTCTCGCCCGTCGACACGCTGCGGTCCTTACAGTCGCATCGATGGACTATGTATGATTTTCAATACCTACTCTTGCTCATCCTCGGTTTTTTCTCCTTGACCATCATCCAATCGCCCGGTCCACTCGCCAAGACTGCGATCGCAACtctgctcctcttctctcctctcttgcCGATCACTCGGCAGTTTTTCCTGCCATTCCTGCCCGTTGCCGGATGGCTCATTTTCTTCTACGCTTGCCA ATTCGTTCCAAGTGATTGGCGCCCGGCGATTTGGGTACGCGTGTTGCCTGCGTTGGAGAACATCCTGTACGGTGCCAACATCAGTAACATTCTGTCTGCTCATCAGAATGTCGTGCTGGATGTGCTCGCATGGATCCCTTATGGCCTCTGCCACTACGGTGCACCATTTGTGGTTTCCATActccttttcatctttggtCCCCCCGGAACGACTCCTCTTTTCGCTCGCACCCTGGGATACATCAGTATGTTTGCTGTCACGGTGCAGCTGGTCTTCCCCTGCTCCCCTCCCTGGTACGAGAACTTGTACGGCCTTGCTCCGGCCGACTATTCCATGCAGGGCAATGCGGCCGGATTGACGCGGATTGATAAGCTGCTTGGGATCGATCTGTATACATCGGGTTTCAAGCAGTCTCCCGTCGTCTTTGGCgcctttccctcccttcaCGCCGCGGATTCCACCTTGGCCGCTCTGTTCATGAGCCACGTCTTCCCGCGCCTGAAGCCCTTGTGGGTCACCTACACCCTCTGGATGTGGTGGGCCACCATGTACCTGTCTCACCACTATGCCGTCGACCTGGTCTGTGGTGGTCTACTGGCCACCATCGCGTTTTATTTCGCCAAGACTCGGTTCCTTCCCCGTGTTCAGGCCGACAAAACCTTCCGCTGGGATTATGACTACGTGGAAATCGGCGATGCCTCGCCTGAATTCGGCTACGATCTCGCCAGCCTGGACGGCGACTTCAATGGGGACAGTGACGAGTGGACCGTGGGCTCTTCCTCATCCGTGAGCTCTGGTAGCCTCAGTCCGGTTGACGATCACTATTCTTGGGAAAGTGAGACACTGACCTCCAATCACGACCTTGAAGCTGGCCGCTAA